A genome region from Chitinispirillales bacterium ANBcel5 includes the following:
- a CDS encoding translocation/assembly module TamB domain-containing protein: MAAPRARRIGLKIGLFIIVSASIIVLFLIFLISLEPVRREILNRVEGAVNEEIVGEIRIGDFQTDLFTTLTLQNIRAGTGEPFGDTLYLEMVTIRYFIPALLTGRIQITEITAQNGEAFALLDNEGTLRFPLIPVGPPEPEPDPLFEFFIDTLEFTDFDFRFSDLQSDIHTQLLAFGSLSLQPDTIRATIPLAYGWFNSPLWNGPIDSIYISGSFFNDEILNFEQLFVKADSAIIDLAGDIPAEPYAHWDLYAHTSIPLTQAEPALNGGVIDLGGRLNVDLTVNGPQLSPFGSLISHSENIIIEDFEIDTLLINSTYSLPDSIQADLTLRSPLGDVDAYGVVFLKGSLEEELSLSDYEFSISSRDIDISDLLELFDIPFPIAPIRADVDVYILGDDDEPDIPHLAALEATFHMPPPLEDEPFRISGALFENEWEFRGVTGRGNDIDAAGMLYSDTLWGDLSVSMRNLELLSSLFISPSATGALFLESRIGGWFDALYATLGVHSPGIQWYGIQLDTLVAELRYAQDVVTINRSIAMLSADLSEAGPMPPQADGKVWATFGAQGDIADLRAYASVHGENVAYEHQRVEQISASLAYYADTLALEELLVLNEGFSVESRGTLILSEYLHQFAFLMLIEHEDIRSGVIRASGEFDDDYIQANVSVSDLRTAPFLELAGAPIVEEGSLNLRLSVQGPFAFPDGSVSFELEQNLSGDVATLVDGEFLLFNDTLIGSSFIRPVVYGAATSRSSVVFSVNLPLRHQIDSPLKDGSVINVTTHNFPLGTIINSLFPRLDTHIILTIDAMLLKHDQQWELNGTSQLSIDTITIPDEELHVYSFPLNFLFDGTISEPSVYLHSSEGIFRYEDLFSQLEQLSAVITPDHIELQNFEVDLPDEGFIRAEAFIPLQWPDDRLPFYGLRGEFEFNHANLQFFTPFLPEVDIASGTLNGKGSVSVDTLVKTSGYTRVDSLVLEHEQIDRSIGPFFGELLLAGDVITLETRGSLGGPISAQGRFVLSDTGIDSLEFNLLASDLRFRYNNQADIGIASLNLSAIGSENRVDSITGGLTFGETRYYQYVELIDVLEQIRATAVVPEVIPPAFLDESHLFFDLFLNRNLIVKTNIGRALLTGRVIISGTPSAPYLDGEVRLAEARIKYLERETELREGFLRQFDLNLIDPLIDLTSDITIRSFLFDGQRDYELGVALSGSIFEPNFILTAHPPLEEEQIINLLTTGTITALPDYITEPAELISIYTSAAVAWRIREWLGITNVNIGGNLLEFTGEDGPVLTLTEMLTERTCIMYNIRLGQPHRQGLRLTYQVLPYLYINSSGTTEGTGNLGLWLYIRR, encoded by the coding sequence ATGGCCGCACCACGGGCAAGAAGAATAGGGCTTAAAATTGGTCTCTTTATAATTGTAAGTGCATCAATTATAGTTTTGTTTCTCATTTTCCTTATTTCCCTGGAGCCGGTTAGAAGAGAAATACTAAACAGAGTCGAAGGAGCTGTAAACGAGGAGATTGTGGGAGAGATACGAATCGGAGATTTTCAAACAGATCTGTTTACCACCTTAACCCTTCAAAACATACGTGCAGGAACTGGTGAACCCTTCGGTGATACTCTGTATTTAGAAATGGTTACTATCAGATATTTTATCCCCGCCTTACTAACGGGGCGCATACAAATTACCGAAATCACAGCTCAAAACGGAGAGGCTTTTGCACTATTAGATAACGAAGGGACACTTCGCTTCCCTTTGATTCCGGTTGGACCTCCTGAGCCTGAACCAGATCCCCTGTTTGAGTTTTTCATAGACACCCTCGAATTTACAGATTTTGATTTCCGTTTCTCAGACCTTCAAAGCGATATCCACACCCAACTGCTGGCGTTTGGTTCACTTAGCCTGCAACCAGATACTATCCGTGCAACGATACCCCTGGCGTATGGATGGTTTAATTCACCACTTTGGAATGGACCGATTGATTCAATTTATATATCAGGTTCATTTTTCAATGATGAGATTTTAAATTTTGAACAATTATTTGTAAAAGCTGATTCGGCGATCATTGATCTTGCAGGTGACATTCCGGCTGAACCCTATGCACACTGGGATCTTTATGCACACACATCTATCCCCCTAACCCAGGCAGAACCTGCTTTAAACGGAGGGGTTATAGATCTTGGAGGAAGATTAAATGTTGACCTTACAGTAAACGGTCCCCAACTGTCCCCATTTGGAAGCCTGATCTCCCATTCAGAAAATATCATTATCGAAGATTTCGAGATCGACACATTACTGATAAACAGCACCTATTCTCTGCCAGACTCAATACAGGCCGATCTTACATTGCGTTCTCCCCTGGGTGATGTTGACGCTTATGGCGTTGTTTTCCTAAAAGGGTCACTGGAAGAGGAGCTTTCGCTTAGTGATTACGAATTTAGCATAAGCTCAAGAGATATCGATATATCCGATTTATTAGAGCTATTTGATATCCCTTTTCCCATTGCCCCAATAAGAGCAGATGTTGATGTTTATATCCTGGGCGATGATGATGAGCCTGATATTCCGCACCTAGCAGCGCTGGAAGCGACATTTCACATGCCTCCCCCTTTAGAAGATGAACCGTTCAGGATAAGTGGGGCATTATTTGAGAATGAATGGGAGTTTAGAGGTGTGACGGGACGAGGAAATGACATCGATGCAGCAGGGATGCTTTATTCAGATACTCTGTGGGGGGATCTTTCTGTATCGATGAGAAATTTAGAGTTGCTGAGTTCATTGTTTATCAGTCCGTCAGCTACAGGCGCTCTTTTTCTTGAAAGTAGGATTGGGGGATGGTTTGATGCCCTTTATGCAACTCTTGGTGTACACTCCCCGGGGATACAGTGGTATGGTATACAGTTAGATACACTTGTAGCAGAGTTGCGTTACGCACAGGATGTAGTTACAATCAATCGATCTATCGCAATGCTCAGTGCCGATCTTTCTGAAGCGGGACCAATGCCCCCACAGGCAGATGGAAAGGTTTGGGCAACTTTTGGCGCTCAGGGGGATATTGCTGACCTGAGGGCTTATGCCTCAGTACACGGAGAAAACGTTGCCTATGAGCACCAACGAGTTGAGCAGATCAGTGCAAGTTTAGCGTATTATGCAGACACACTGGCTTTAGAGGAACTCCTTGTGTTAAATGAGGGTTTTTCAGTTGAAAGTCGGGGCACTTTGATACTGAGTGAATATCTGCACCAGTTTGCGTTTTTAATGTTGATTGAACATGAAGATATACGCTCTGGAGTGATAAGAGCTTCCGGAGAGTTTGATGATGACTATATTCAGGCAAATGTGTCGGTAAGTGATTTGCGCACTGCCCCGTTTCTGGAGCTTGCGGGAGCACCAATTGTAGAAGAAGGTTCCCTAAATCTTCGGCTTTCTGTGCAGGGGCCATTTGCATTTCCGGATGGTTCGGTCAGCTTTGAACTTGAACAGAACTTATCGGGTGATGTAGCTACTTTGGTTGATGGCGAATTTTTGCTGTTTAACGACACATTGATTGGGTCAAGTTTTATCCGCCCTGTTGTGTATGGGGCAGCGACCAGCAGAAGTTCAGTTGTGTTCTCAGTTAATCTGCCACTCAGACATCAAATTGACTCGCCCTTAAAGGATGGCTCTGTAATAAATGTTACCACTCATAATTTTCCCCTGGGTACTATAATAAACAGCCTTTTCCCCCGATTAGACACCCACATTATTCTTACAATAGATGCCATGCTTTTAAAGCACGATCAACAATGGGAGCTTAACGGCACATCACAGCTTAGTATAGACACTATTACTATTCCCGATGAAGAACTACATGTGTACTCTTTCCCATTAAACTTTTTGTTTGATGGTACCATCAGCGAACCATCAGTTTATCTTCATTCCTCTGAAGGTATTTTCAGATACGAAGATTTGTTTTCACAATTAGAACAACTCTCTGCGGTGATCACTCCAGACCATATTGAGTTGCAGAATTTTGAGGTTGACCTGCCAGATGAAGGATTTATCAGAGCTGAAGCTTTCATACCTCTTCAGTGGCCCGATGATCGGCTTCCTTTTTACGGGCTCAGGGGCGAATTTGAATTTAATCATGCGAATTTACAATTTTTCACTCCCTTTTTACCGGAAGTAGATATTGCATCCGGCACACTCAACGGAAAAGGCAGTGTATCAGTAGATACATTGGTGAAAACTTCAGGGTATACGCGTGTAGACTCTCTGGTGTTAGAACACGAGCAGATCGACCGTTCGATTGGTCCCTTTTTTGGAGAGCTGCTTCTTGCAGGGGATGTAATCACACTGGAAACACGCGGTTCTCTTGGAGGGCCTATTTCTGCACAGGGGCGGTTTGTTTTATCTGACACAGGAATCGACAGCCTGGAATTCAATCTTCTTGCGAGCGATCTTCGATTCAGATATAATAATCAGGCTGATATCGGTATAGCTAGCCTAAACCTCTCTGCTATCGGATCAGAAAACAGGGTTGACAGCATCACAGGTGGGCTTACTTTTGGTGAAACCCGGTATTACCAGTATGTTGAACTCATTGATGTATTAGAACAAATCAGGGCAACTGCAGTAGTACCTGAAGTTATTCCACCCGCATTTCTGGATGAAAGCCATCTCTTTTTCGACCTATTTTTAAACCGAAATCTGATTGTAAAAACAAACATTGGCCGAGCGTTACTTACGGGGAGAGTAATCATCAGCGGAACCCCCTCAGCTCCATATTTAGATGGTGAAGTGCGCCTTGCTGAGGCCAGAATAAAATACCTTGAACGGGAGACTGAACTAAGGGAGGGGTTTTTACGGCAATTTGATTTAAATTTGATAGATCCTTTAATTGACCTTACATCAGATATCACTATCCGTTCGTTTTTATTTGATGGTCAAAGGGATTATGAATTGGGAGTTGCCCTAAGCGGAAGTATATTTGAGCCTAATTTTATTCTTACCGCTCATCCGCCGCTTGAAGAGGAGCAGATCATTAACCTTCTCACTACTGGAACTATAACAGCGTTACCTGACTATATAACTGAACCAGCAGAACTTATAAGCATCTACACAAGCGCGGCGGTGGCATGGCGAATACGAGAGTGGCTTGGTATTACTAATGTTAACATTGGAGGAAATCTGCTTGAATTTACCGGTGAAGATGGTCCGGTTTTGACTCTTACAGAAATGCTTACCGAAAGAACCTGTATTATGTACAATATTCGTTTGGGACAACCCCATAGACAAGGTTTAAGATTGACTTACCAGGTTTTACCCTACTTATATATAAACAGCTCCGGTACAACCGAGGGTACAGGGAATCTTGGGTTATGGTTATATATTAGAAGATAG
- a CDS encoding RNA polymerase sigma factor RpoD/SigA produces MDKRMIIPDEISLELYLKEISRNEALPADEEARLAVQIRKGDKKALEKLIKANLRFVVSVARNYQNQGLPLGELISEGNLGLIQAAKRFDEKRNFKFISYAVWWIRQAILRALADRSRITRVPLNRIGVIHKVGKTQSRLEQKYRRMPSLEEIANELGINESEIVAIQKIGNRYLSLDTPVQADDSSELIDLLQDEEQELPDSRLMELSIHEGVNRILDTLSEREKKVLKLYFGVGEDTAHTLDEIGRRLQLTRERVRQIKEKAIHRLKISYRNNTLQTLD; encoded by the coding sequence ATGGACAAAAGAATGATTATTCCAGATGAGATTTCACTGGAGCTGTATCTAAAAGAGATTAGTAGAAATGAAGCGTTGCCAGCTGATGAGGAAGCCAGATTAGCTGTTCAAATCAGAAAAGGTGACAAAAAAGCACTCGAAAAACTCATCAAAGCAAACTTGCGCTTTGTAGTCAGTGTCGCTCGTAACTATCAAAATCAGGGGCTTCCGCTGGGTGAACTCATCAGTGAGGGCAATCTGGGGCTTATACAGGCTGCAAAACGCTTTGATGAAAAGCGTAATTTTAAATTTATCTCTTATGCCGTGTGGTGGATCAGGCAGGCAATCCTGCGCGCGCTGGCCGATCGCTCACGCATAACCCGTGTTCCTCTCAATCGTATCGGTGTTATTCACAAAGTCGGTAAAACCCAGTCCAGACTGGAACAAAAGTATAGAAGAATGCCTTCCCTTGAAGAAATCGCCAACGAGCTGGGGATAAATGAGAGTGAGATTGTTGCTATTCAGAAAATCGGTAACCGATATCTTTCCCTGGATACCCCCGTTCAGGCTGATGATAGCTCAGAGCTTATAGATCTGCTTCAGGATGAAGAGCAGGAATTGCCAGACAGCAGGCTTATGGAGCTTTCAATTCACGAAGGTGTCAATCGCATTCTTGATACGCTAAGTGAACGAGAAAAAAAAGTACTAAAACTCTATTTTGGGGTAGGTGAAGATACCGCTCACACTCTCGATGAGATTGGAAGAAGGCTTCAACTCACACGGGAAAGAGTGCGTCAGATTAAAGAAAAAGCGATTCACCGACTCAAAATATCCTATCGCAACAACACGCTGCAAACTTTAGACTGA
- the era gene encoding GTPase Era, whose translation MKQQTTAFKSGFIAFLGRPNSGKSTLMNNILEEQISIVTPLPQTTRQNIRGIFTSDKMQLVFVDTPGIHKGKYSFNEVMIQQAANVLKEQEVDLVCYMVDLSRKFGEEEGWVAQMVVSYNRPVLIVFNKTDLCPDVEKKKREFFGLFPKLNSFPQLSLSAIDNEAKVTFLNIAEKFIPQGPPYFDQDTLTDAPMRFIASEFIRKHVILNTREEVPHATFVEIESYKESKKGHEITATIHVETNGQRGIIVGKKGFLIQKIKRDAKEDLKNILEQPVSLSLHVKVTPNWRDNKNFLRHMGMH comes from the coding sequence ATGAAACAGCAGACAACAGCATTCAAATCAGGCTTCATAGCATTTCTGGGAAGACCAAATAGTGGCAAATCTACTCTCATGAATAATATCCTGGAAGAGCAGATATCTATCGTAACCCCTCTGCCTCAAACTACACGGCAAAATATCCGGGGAATATTTACCTCAGATAAAATGCAGCTGGTATTTGTAGATACCCCCGGAATTCATAAAGGGAAATACAGTTTCAATGAAGTGATGATTCAGCAAGCTGCCAATGTCCTTAAAGAACAGGAAGTTGATCTTGTTTGTTATATGGTGGACCTGTCAAGAAAATTTGGTGAAGAAGAGGGATGGGTCGCACAAATGGTCGTTTCATACAACCGCCCTGTTCTTATCGTCTTTAATAAAACAGACCTGTGCCCCGATGTTGAAAAGAAAAAGAGAGAGTTTTTTGGCCTGTTTCCAAAACTTAACTCCTTCCCTCAGCTATCACTATCGGCAATAGATAATGAGGCTAAAGTGACGTTTTTGAATATTGCGGAAAAGTTTATACCGCAGGGGCCTCCTTACTTTGATCAGGATACGCTAACTGATGCACCCATGCGTTTTATCGCCTCAGAGTTTATTCGCAAACACGTTATTCTTAATACCAGGGAAGAGGTGCCGCATGCAACGTTTGTGGAAATAGAATCCTACAAGGAGTCAAAAAAAGGACATGAAATCACCGCAACCATTCATGTGGAGACCAATGGGCAGAGAGGTATAATTGTGGGAAAAAAAGGCTTTCTGATCCAAAAGATAAAGAGAGATGCAAAAGAAGACTTAAAAAACATCCTCGAACAACCCGTTTCTCTATCTTTGCATGTAAAAGTAACTCCCAATTGGAGAGATAATAAGAACTTTCTGCGTCATATGGGGATGCATTAA
- a CDS encoding DUF378 domain-containing protein, with translation MRQLNGLDWTALVILIIGGINWGLVGFFTFDLVAAIFGPLTVVSRIIYALVGLSAIYVAVISPALSRRVETRRHKAAGEAA, from the coding sequence ATGAGGCAACTAAATGGGTTAGACTGGACCGCACTGGTTATTTTGATTATTGGCGGAATCAACTGGGGGCTTGTAGGTTTTTTCACTTTTGATCTTGTAGCAGCGATATTTGGCCCCTTAACAGTTGTTTCAAGAATTATTTATGCATTGGTGGGGTTATCTGCAATCTACGTAGCAGTGATTTCTCCGGCGCTATCACGGAGAGTGGAGACGCGCCGTCATAAGGCTGCCGGAGAGGCTGCATAG